One genomic segment of Kiritimatiella glycovorans includes these proteins:
- a CDS encoding DUF4139 domain-containing protein, whose amino-acid sequence MNRWIMTRGWMFAAAGVTAAAAAPETAITVYSDDYAAVREVRSLHLDRGLNEDVLTGDLPRGVETGSVLLSPLEPERFEVHGMVFRPAARNGNDLLPHFVGEQLEFEQRFSEGVRTVKGRLVRAGAEGEPVVETDNRYRFGLPGTPLFPPAPSDGLLRPAMRWTLHAAKSGAAEAELAYLTRGMSWSALYRFESAEDSERGDFSGWVLVRNQTGSRFEDAQVRLLAGEVHRSADRETRGRRTERVGFSLARAAAAAPKVEERSVDEYHLYRIDTPLTLEEDTERRVPWIRAASVGAKRRYVYEGPGAGHRYYVHNNESFGTEAPEQVGVVREILNEESNGLGIPLPTGRVQFYRRDAGDAAPVLVGENTIPHIPQGETMRLYTGRAFDLVGERKRTGFDLDSRARRLDETYVITLRNRKETPVTIRIREHLVRWPDAEILSASHEHRRPEDRLLLFDVSVKPDEEKTVTYTVRYTW is encoded by the coding sequence ATGAACAGATGGATCATGACACGGGGATGGATGTTCGCGGCCGCGGGCGTGACAGCGGCGGCCGCCGCGCCGGAGACGGCGATCACGGTGTACAGCGATGATTATGCGGCGGTCCGCGAGGTGCGTTCGCTGCACCTCGACCGCGGGCTCAATGAGGATGTCTTAACGGGCGACCTGCCCCGCGGGGTCGAGACCGGCTCCGTCCTGCTCTCACCACTCGAGCCGGAGCGCTTCGAGGTACACGGGATGGTCTTCCGCCCGGCGGCGCGGAACGGCAACGACCTGCTCCCGCACTTCGTCGGCGAACAGCTCGAATTCGAACAGCGTTTCTCCGAGGGCGTACGTACGGTTAAGGGACGGCTCGTCCGTGCCGGTGCGGAAGGCGAACCGGTGGTCGAGACGGACAACCGCTACCGATTCGGCCTGCCGGGCACACCGCTCTTCCCCCCCGCGCCCTCCGACGGGCTGCTGCGGCCCGCCATGCGCTGGACGCTGCACGCCGCGAAGTCCGGCGCGGCCGAGGCCGAACTCGCCTACCTGACCCGCGGCATGAGCTGGTCGGCCCTCTACCGGTTCGAGTCGGCGGAGGATTCCGAGCGCGGCGATTTCAGCGGATGGGTCCTCGTCCGCAATCAGACCGGGAGCCGGTTCGAGGACGCGCAGGTGCGCCTGCTGGCCGGCGAGGTCCACCGGAGCGCGGACCGGGAAACACGGGGCCGGAGAACAGAGAGGGTCGGCTTTTCCCTGGCCAGGGCGGCCGCCGCCGCGCCGAAGGTCGAGGAGCGGTCGGTCGACGAGTACCACCTCTACCGGATCGACACGCCGCTGACGCTGGAGGAGGACACCGAAAGGCGCGTCCCGTGGATCCGCGCCGCGTCGGTGGGAGCGAAACGGCGCTACGTCTATGAAGGCCCCGGCGCGGGGCACCGCTATTACGTGCACAACAACGAGAGCTTCGGGACCGAGGCGCCTGAACAGGTGGGTGTGGTGCGGGAGATTCTCAATGAAGAGAGCAACGGGCTCGGAATCCCGCTGCCCACCGGGCGCGTGCAGTTCTACCGCAGGGACGCCGGCGACGCCGCGCCGGTGCTGGTCGGCGAGAACACGATCCCGCACATCCCGCAGGGCGAGACGATGCGCCTCTACACCGGCCGGGCCTTCGATCTGGTGGGCGAACGCAAGCGGACCGGATTCGATCTCGACAGCCGCGCACGCCGCCTGGACGAAACGTACGTGATCACCCTGCGCAACCGCAAGGAGACGCCCGTCACCATCCGGATACGCGAACACCTCGTCCGCTGGCCCGACGCCGAGATCCTCTCCGCCTCGCACGAGCATCGCCGGCCCGAAGACCGCCTGCTGCTCTTTGACGTATCGGTCAAACCGGACGAGGAGAAAACCGTCACCTACACCGTGCGGTACACGTGGTAG
- a CDS encoding adenylosuccinate synthase, producing MAVTVLIGAQWGDEGKGKVIDVLTERVDWVVRYQGGNNAGHTVEIGDEKYVLHLIPSGILRPGTRCVIGNGLVVDPAGLRQELEDLHARGHETRGRLFVSDRAHVVLDYHKALDGALEAEKTGRTIGTTRRGIGPAYAEKSSRTGLRMVDLLSPELPDRVADAVRRANTRLAALGAETLRVNETVGRAVEAAQYLRPYICDTIPLLNGARSKGDSILCEGAQGIMLDIDFGTYPYVTSSNTGASGVASGTGLPPQSIQRVVGVIKAYTTRVGEGPFPTELSDATGERLRERGGEYGATTGRPRRCGWFDGVIARYAATVCGVSDWAITKMDVLDDVETIRVCTAYECDGKRLETVPADLETFSRCRPVYEDLEGWQCSTAGCRSVEELPEKARAFVHYLEDFTGVKAGLLSLGPRRDQTLSVEDGDFD from the coding sequence ATGGCTGTTACAGTACTGATCGGCGCCCAGTGGGGCGATGAAGGGAAAGGCAAGGTTATCGACGTGCTCACCGAGCGCGTCGACTGGGTGGTGCGTTACCAGGGCGGCAACAACGCCGGGCATACGGTGGAGATCGGCGACGAGAAATACGTGCTCCATCTCATCCCCTCCGGCATCCTCCGCCCCGGGACCCGCTGCGTGATCGGCAACGGCCTGGTCGTGGATCCGGCCGGGTTGCGCCAGGAACTGGAGGACCTTCATGCACGCGGGCACGAGACCCGCGGCCGGCTGTTCGTCAGCGACCGCGCCCACGTGGTGCTGGATTATCACAAGGCCCTGGACGGCGCCCTGGAGGCGGAAAAGACGGGGCGTACGATCGGCACCACCCGCCGGGGCATCGGACCCGCCTACGCCGAAAAGTCGTCGCGGACGGGGCTGCGGATGGTCGACCTGCTCTCGCCGGAACTCCCCGACCGGGTGGCGGACGCGGTGCGGCGGGCCAATACCCGGCTCGCGGCCCTGGGCGCGGAAACCCTGCGCGTAAACGAGACGGTCGGTCGCGCCGTCGAGGCGGCGCAATACCTCCGCCCATACATCTGCGATACGATCCCGCTCCTGAACGGGGCGCGCTCGAAAGGCGATTCGATTCTCTGCGAAGGCGCGCAGGGGATCATGCTGGACATCGACTTCGGAACCTATCCCTACGTCACGTCCTCCAACACCGGCGCCAGCGGCGTCGCCTCCGGCACGGGACTGCCCCCGCAGTCGATTCAACGCGTGGTCGGCGTGATCAAGGCCTATACCACGCGCGTCGGGGAAGGGCCGTTCCCCACGGAACTGAGCGACGCGACCGGCGAGCGGCTCCGGGAACGCGGCGGCGAATACGGCGCCACGACCGGCCGGCCGCGCCGCTGCGGGTGGTTCGATGGCGTGATCGCCCGCTATGCGGCCACGGTCTGCGGGGTCAGCGACTGGGCGATCACGAAAATGGATGTGCTCGACGACGTGGAGACCATCCGTGTCTGCACCGCCTACGAATGCGACGGCAAACGCCTTGAGACCGTACCCGCCGACCTGGAGACGTTCAGCCGCTGTCGTCCCGTATACGAGGACCTCGAGGGGTGGCAATGCTCGACCGCGGGATGCCGTTCGGTGGAGGAACTCCCGGAAAAGGCGCGCGCCTTTGTGCACTATCTTGAAGACTTCACCGGCGTGAAAGCCGGACTGCTCTCGCTCGGTCCGAGACGGGACCAGACGCTGAGCGTCGAAGACGGGGATTTTGATTGA
- the uppS gene encoding polyprenyl diphosphate synthase → MNTEQKTPRHVAIIMDGNGRWAAERNLSRLKGHEEGAQSIPAVLRVCEQRGVDYLTLFAFSTENWNRPRDEVEGLMQLLARFLRERKEELHKQEIRLRAMGDTGGLLEPARSELERVMEATSGYGRGHLILALNYGGRAEIARASLRIAEEVAAAKLNTSQIDETEFARHLDLPDVPDPDLLIRTSGELRLSNFMLWQLSYAEIYVTDTLWPDFREKEFSDALEAYGRRERRYGRREKTA, encoded by the coding sequence ATGAATACCGAGCAGAAAACACCCCGGCATGTCGCCATCATCATGGACGGCAACGGCCGCTGGGCGGCGGAGCGCAACCTGTCGCGTCTTAAAGGACACGAAGAGGGCGCGCAGTCGATCCCCGCCGTGCTGCGGGTGTGCGAGCAGCGGGGGGTCGACTACCTCACGCTCTTCGCGTTCAGCACCGAGAACTGGAATCGGCCGCGGGATGAGGTGGAGGGGTTGATGCAGCTGCTGGCGCGTTTTCTGCGCGAGCGCAAAGAGGAGCTGCACAAGCAGGAGATCCGGTTGAGGGCGATGGGCGATACGGGGGGACTGCTGGAGCCGGCGCGGAGCGAGCTGGAGCGCGTCATGGAGGCCACCTCCGGGTACGGACGCGGCCACCTCATCCTGGCCCTCAATTACGGCGGTCGGGCGGAGATCGCCCGGGCCTCGCTCCGGATCGCTGAGGAAGTGGCGGCCGCGAAGCTCAATACTTCGCAGATTGATGAAACGGAATTCGCGCGGCATCTCGACCTCCCCGACGTGCCGGACCCCGACCTGCTCATACGCACAAGCGGCGAGCTGCGCCTCAGTAATTTTATGCTCTGGCAGCTTTCGTATGCCGAGATCTATGTTACGGATACGCTGTGGCCGGACTTCAGGGAAAAAGAGTTCAGCGATGCCCTGGAGGCCTACGGCCGTCGCGAACGCAGGTACGGGCGTCGAGAGAAAACAGCTTAA
- a CDS encoding phosphatidate cytidylyltransferase — MDHKRIMIGIGIAALLVLACSLVPAGHPLVAVVLIPVGARALFEFNALLAPRSERGSDRWDLGRGMVFLLAAWGVERYGWTEATTWGALFFVCATVLIEALLRTDRASWSRTIGHRLTGQIYVIVLWSFVLRVFVSGDPGQALWPGLFLLMMVKGADAGAYLVGSRIGRHKLFPLVSPRKSWEGVGGAVLVACIAALAWSVVTGGWIGSIPLPLHHALILGLILPSAGVAGDLVESRFKREVSAKDSADAIYGMGGVLDMVDSLLFAAPVFYVYIHWFLTP; from the coding sequence ATGGATCACAAGCGCATCATGATCGGGATCGGAATCGCTGCACTGCTCGTGCTGGCCTGCAGCCTCGTCCCCGCCGGCCATCCGCTCGTCGCCGTCGTGCTCATCCCCGTCGGGGCGCGGGCGCTCTTCGAGTTCAACGCCCTGCTCGCACCGCGGTCCGAGCGGGGATCCGACCGCTGGGACCTCGGCCGCGGCATGGTATTTCTGCTCGCCGCCTGGGGCGTGGAGCGCTACGGGTGGACGGAGGCGACCACGTGGGGCGCCCTGTTCTTCGTGTGCGCCACGGTGCTTATCGAGGCGCTGCTCCGCACCGATCGCGCCTCGTGGAGCCGGACGATCGGTCACCGCTTGACGGGGCAGATCTACGTGATCGTGCTCTGGAGTTTCGTACTGCGCGTGTTCGTCTCCGGCGACCCCGGACAGGCGCTCTGGCCGGGACTGTTCCTGTTGATGATGGTCAAGGGGGCCGATGCCGGCGCCTACTTGGTGGGGTCGAGAATCGGACGCCACAAACTCTTCCCGCTGGTTTCGCCGCGCAAAAGCTGGGAAGGGGTCGGCGGTGCGGTCCTGGTGGCCTGCATCGCCGCCCTGGCCTGGAGCGTCGTGACCGGGGGGTGGATCGGATCGATCCCGCTCCCGCTCCACCACGCGCTGATCCTCGGTCTGATCCTCCCCTCCGCCGGTGTGGCGGGAGATCTCGTCGAGTCGCGCTTCAAGCGCGAAGTCAGCGCCAAGGATTCGGCCGATGCGATTTACGGCATGGGCGGGGTGCTCGATATGGTCGACAGCCTGTTGTTTGCGGCGCCCGTCTTCTACGTGTACATTCACTGGTTCCTCACCCCGTGA
- the rseP gene encoding RIP metalloprotease RseP, which produces MWMLTILAILILFGLTVFVHELGHFLMARWCGLVVETFSIGFGPAIFKTTRKGIVYKIGAFPFGGYVALPQLDPSGMEKVQGGEPGEKNLPPVSPWKKILVSVCGPLGNVVFALLLAWVIFFGADTLGQGGEGAVVGAVEEDSAAYEKGLRRGDRIVAVDGTEVGSWYDISVEVLLEDTRNEATFTVAGGAREEEALTLPVRDPTGGEAVIPGVRQAVPCVVGAVSPNSPAEAAGLQRGDVIRRFAGEKVVDWIQFTERVRQHADEEVPVTLERDGDTVTTAVKPAYDPELERAVVGIKLGGSAVPWMRHRRPGAQLRYDATAIFRVLKALVTPSESKQAAKSLGGPVMIFAMIFTSLKTGLLNTLGLIRFLNINLAVLNLLPLPVLDGGHIIFSLWEGLTRRPVPARVINFLVNLFAVLLIGAMILISMRDIQRLIGWGKSSPEKEQPQVEAPADPPSAPAGE; this is translated from the coding sequence ATGTGGATGCTGACCATTCTCGCGATCCTGATCCTGTTCGGCCTCACCGTCTTCGTCCACGAACTGGGCCACTTCCTGATGGCCCGCTGGTGCGGACTGGTGGTGGAGACCTTTTCGATCGGCTTCGGCCCCGCCATCTTCAAAACGACGCGCAAGGGAATCGTCTACAAGATCGGCGCGTTCCCGTTCGGAGGATACGTGGCGCTTCCGCAGCTCGACCCCTCCGGCATGGAAAAAGTGCAGGGCGGCGAACCCGGCGAAAAAAACCTCCCCCCGGTCTCCCCCTGGAAGAAAATTCTGGTCTCCGTCTGCGGCCCGCTGGGCAATGTCGTCTTCGCGCTGCTCCTCGCCTGGGTGATCTTCTTCGGCGCCGATACGCTCGGACAGGGCGGCGAGGGCGCCGTGGTCGGCGCAGTCGAGGAAGACAGCGCCGCCTATGAAAAAGGTCTGCGCCGCGGCGACCGGATCGTCGCCGTCGACGGAACCGAAGTGGGGAGCTGGTACGACATCAGTGTGGAAGTCCTGCTCGAGGACACACGGAACGAGGCCACGTTCACGGTTGCCGGAGGAGCGCGGGAAGAGGAGGCGCTGACGCTGCCCGTGCGCGACCCCACGGGCGGCGAAGCGGTAATCCCCGGCGTACGCCAGGCGGTGCCCTGCGTGGTGGGGGCCGTCAGCCCGAACAGCCCGGCGGAGGCGGCGGGACTGCAGCGGGGCGATGTCATCCGACGCTTCGCCGGCGAAAAAGTGGTCGACTGGATCCAGTTCACGGAGAGGGTCAGGCAACACGCGGATGAGGAGGTTCCCGTCACGCTGGAGCGTGACGGAGATACGGTGACCACGGCTGTGAAACCTGCTTACGACCCGGAACTGGAACGCGCCGTGGTCGGGATCAAGCTGGGCGGCTCTGCTGTGCCGTGGATGCGTCACCGACGTCCGGGGGCGCAGCTCCGCTACGACGCCACGGCGATCTTCCGGGTGCTCAAAGCCCTGGTCACACCCTCGGAATCGAAACAGGCGGCGAAAAGCCTCGGTGGCCCCGTCATGATCTTCGCCATGATCTTCACCTCTCTGAAAACGGGACTGCTGAACACGCTGGGCCTGATCCGCTTTCTCAATATCAACCTGGCGGTCCTCAACCTGCTTCCATTGCCGGTGCTCGACGGGGGGCACATTATCTTTTCGCTGTGGGAAGGCCTCACCCGGCGCCCGGTTCCCGCGCGCGTGATCAACTTCCTCGTCAACCTCTTCGCCGTCCTCCTGATCGGGGCGATGATCCTGATTTCGATGCGCGATATTCAGCGGCTGATCGGCTGGGGAAAATCCTCCCCCGAAAAGGAACAGCCGCAGGTCGAAGCGCCGGCCGATCCGCCATCCGCCCCGGCGGGCGAATAG
- a CDS encoding N-acyl-D-amino-acid deacylase family protein codes for MDFDLLIAGGRVIDGTGGASFRGDVGIRGDRITSIAPDLSAANAAQKIDASGRQICPGLIDAHSHSDTYLLLDPRAASKVFQGVTTEVTGNCGASAAPLGPRAELPSDWASHEYPGRWSTVAEYRTLLESVRPAVNAVLLVGHNTLRKGICGPEPAEASPEQLAALRDALVQAMDEGAHGMSTGLIYPPGSGVPAEEIVELAREAGKHGGVYASHMRNEGAGVAESVAETIAVGRESGARIQISHLKASGRANWDRLEPVIEAVRAAREEGLVVCADRYPYLAGQTDLDVVLPAWAGYGGREAVLARIRDAATRNRILEELESSRAPEDWACVAVGSTVVPEFESFRGRPLPEVAEQLNMTPAGAALHLIDREELRTGALFFGLSAENLTRVYREPWVMIGSDASIRAPDGPLSGDHPHPRAYGSFTRVLKNARDGTWFTPEEAVRRMTSLPAEQFGLRGRGVLREGAFADIAVFSPAELDDPADYARPHRLARGTAAVVVNGVLTLIDGQWTGNRAGRVL; via the coding sequence ATGGACTTCGACCTGCTGATCGCGGGAGGACGCGTGATCGACGGTACCGGCGGCGCGTCTTTCAGAGGGGATGTCGGGATTCGCGGCGACCGCATCACGTCCATCGCTCCCGACCTGTCCGCGGCGAACGCCGCGCAGAAAATCGATGCCTCCGGACGGCAGATCTGCCCCGGACTGATCGACGCCCATTCCCACTCCGACACCTACCTGCTTCTGGATCCGCGTGCGGCCAGCAAGGTGTTCCAGGGCGTCACCACAGAGGTCACCGGCAACTGCGGCGCCTCCGCCGCCCCGCTCGGTCCGCGCGCGGAACTCCCCTCCGACTGGGCTTCGCACGAGTACCCCGGCCGCTGGTCGACCGTCGCGGAGTACCGCACGCTGCTGGAGTCGGTCCGACCGGCCGTCAACGCGGTGCTCCTGGTCGGCCACAATACGCTGCGCAAGGGCATCTGCGGCCCCGAGCCTGCGGAGGCGTCACCGGAACAGCTCGCCGCGCTGCGCGACGCGCTGGTTCAGGCTATGGACGAGGGTGCACACGGGATGAGCACCGGGCTGATCTACCCGCCCGGATCAGGCGTCCCGGCGGAGGAAATCGTCGAACTGGCCCGCGAGGCGGGAAAGCACGGCGGCGTGTATGCCTCGCACATGCGCAACGAGGGCGCCGGGGTGGCGGAATCAGTGGCCGAGACGATTGCGGTGGGGCGCGAAAGCGGCGCCCGCATCCAGATCTCGCACCTGAAAGCCTCCGGTCGCGCAAACTGGGACCGGCTTGAACCCGTGATTGAAGCGGTGCGCGCCGCCCGCGAAGAAGGACTGGTGGTCTGCGCCGACCGCTACCCCTACCTCGCGGGACAGACCGACCTCGATGTCGTCCTGCCCGCCTGGGCCGGCTATGGTGGCCGTGAAGCCGTGCTGGCGCGGATTCGTGATGCGGCGACCCGGAACAGAATCCTCGAGGAACTCGAGTCATCGCGTGCGCCGGAGGACTGGGCGTGCGTGGCGGTGGGCAGTACGGTCGTCCCGGAATTCGAGTCCTTCCGCGGCCGGCCGCTGCCCGAGGTCGCGGAGCAGTTGAACATGACGCCGGCCGGGGCCGCGCTGCACCTGATCGACCGCGAGGAGCTGCGCACCGGGGCCCTCTTTTTCGGGCTCTCTGCGGAGAATCTCACCCGGGTCTACCGGGAGCCGTGGGTGATGATCGGCAGCGACGCCTCCATCCGCGCACCGGACGGGCCGCTCAGCGGAGACCACCCGCATCCGCGCGCCTACGGGTCGTTCACCCGGGTGCTGAAAAACGCCCGCGACGGCACGTGGTTCACGCCGGAGGAGGCGGTGCGGCGGATGACGTCGCTGCCCGCGGAACAGTTCGGGCTCCGGGGCCGCGGCGTGCTGCGCGAGGGGGCCTTCGCCGATATCGCCGTGTTCAGTCCCGCGGAACTGGACGATCCGGCCGACTACGCCCGCCCGCACCGGCTCGCCCGCGGCACCGCCGCGGTCGTCGTCAATGGCGTCCTCACGCTCATTGACGGACAGTGGACCGGGAATCGCGCGGGCCGGGTCCTCTGA